AACTCATTCGTCTTCCCGGAGATCAGAATGAACAAGAAGAGGTGGACTACGCATTGGTTGACGATTTATACGATGAGCTACATTCATGGAAATCTGCAGTATATAAGGCCATCGATCTACGTGGACAGGAAACGCCATGGTCTCCACAGTGCATCTACTCGCCAAAGACATACCTGTTCAAAAACCGAAGGGTAAACCTGAATGTACATTCCGGAATGACATCACACGTCGACGGAAAGCTCCTGTTCGACAACCTATCGACCCTGCTGCTGGGCAGTACACTGCTCTGCGAATCAGGTGCAAGCTACCATGAATGCCCTGCTTCAGTTTCATGCAGAGCGAATACATCCCTGTTCAAGAATCACATGGCGACAGAGCGGTGGCTAGAGTCAGAGCGCAATCGCAGTGTCCTCGATCGGGACAAGGCCCGTATTATACGTGCCCTGGAACGCAGAGGCAGTTGCACCTGGCAGAAGCTATGCCGAAGCTTTGACGTGCAGCGAAGGGATGCCCACGAGGCCGCCATCAATGCGCTCATATCAGAAGGCAGACTCGAACTGGACGATGAGGGTATGTTCAAACTGTTAACCACGAAAGCAGCCTAAGTTATGAAGGATCTGATCAAGCCCGAATACGCACCTGAAAACGTGTTGGAATGGATGCCATGCCTCAAACTTGAGGATAATTGGACTGAAGGCCTGCCCGAGCAATTACGCAAAGCCGTCTTACCGATCACTGAATCAACCGGGGAGTCGATAGAATGTGTCATGGCTACGGTTCTTCCCATCCTAAGCGCGATACTAAGGCGTAGACTCATGATTCATGATCAACGTGGGCAAGCCGTCTGTGCAGACATCAGCAGCATTCTGATACGCCCGGATGGACAACCCAGAATAAAATGGCATGACACCCTCTGTCGTATGATGCTACTCAAGGAAGCACTCGAAGAAGGCATGCTCGAATCATTTGAATCCGGAGATGTCTATAATCACGAAGGTATCAATTACATTGCCCGTGAGACTGTTGTATTTCCCGAACTTAATACGATGGCTATCGAGCGAAAGATGCAAAGTGGCAAGCTGCGCAGCGTCTTTCTGCACTCACTTTCGACCTCACTGGTCGATCAATTGAACAGGTTGACTAAACCCTCTAAGCAAGACCTGGTTATTTCGTTACAGGAGGGCTGGGACAATGATTACTTCGTTTCCAAGTACAAGGGACATTCAGGTGGCATCAATCTACACTGGAGTATAGATAAGGATGAAGTGGATATGGTGTATCGCTCCCTGTACGGAAACCACCAAGCCACACCGGTTCTGATGCTGTTATCGAAAAGTGAGTTCAAAGGCCCTGATTGCAAGTCACTCAAAGAATGTGTCGCCCTATGTGCAAAGCCGTGGGAGTATTCCCAGCAGCACATACAACATGTAAGTTTCACGAAGGAAGATGAAGCGCTCATCAATAAGATAATCGAGAGCTTTGAAACAGAACTCATGTCCGTGCCTAATGCGTTGGCCCAAAGGCATCTGACCATACTTCCCGGATTGTTCCATAAATGCTTACTGCTCTTCAAACTCTATGAGGACGTTCTTGAAGTTAAACCAATGGAATACCAAGAAGCGGAGAGCGTTGTCCTTGCAGCTGCAAATATGTCGAGAGCATTGGTTTCAGCCCACTACTCCACCCTCCATAAAATCACTGGAGGCTTCACTGTGGAGCCTTTACCCACTCCTGATGATCCTGAAGAAACCATCCGTGAGTATCGTCTACTGGCTAAGATAGCGAGAATCGAACCGGTAAACCGAGGCACTCTCAACAGAAACCACTCCAATCAACAGAGAGAACTGCTCTCAGACCGTCTTGCACGCCTCCTCCGGGAAGGAAAAGTCGTCATTGATGAGCGAGGCTACTATTCAATCGGCGATGCGATGAGTTTTTGAGAGTTAATCAGACAGGATTGCTGCAGTCCTCCAAAGAGGGCTTCAAAAAACAAACTGAGGATACTGAGGGGAATAATAGTTAGAAGTTCAAACCGCGGCACTGAAGGACACAGTGCAACGCGAGGTACGATCGCGTTATATACAATTGAAAGCTAGACTCTCTAGTTATCAGACACCCGGATGAGATGACCTTCCTTCGGGTGTCTTTGTGTATAGAACGGTCAAAAAGAAAGGAGCGTTTTCATGGCTATAACCTTGGAAGCAAACTACAGCAAAAAGTTGGGTCTTCCCAATTACTCCAGTCACCAATACAGCGTGACTGTCAGGACTGAGGTATCCGACCTCTCTCAGGTTGAGGGCGCAAGTGCTCAGCTTTACCGCCAGTTGCAAGAAGCAGTGGATCGGGATATCCAGCAGACAGGCTACCTGCCCGGAGAAGAGCGCACACAATCCAGTGCACCCTTTCAACGTGGAGGACATCAGGGAGCGACCAGACAGAATCCAGCGAACCCGAATTCGGATTGGAACTGCTCACCAAAGCAGCGTGGTCTGATCGAAAAATTGATGGAAGAACATAACATTCCCTTCTCCGATGTGGATGAACTCGCACGTCATCGTTTCCGTTGCGGCCTGAAGCAGCTCAATAAAATGTCGGCCAGTGGCCTGATCGACGAGCTGTTTAGCAGTTATGCGACCAAGCCCAAGTCCGGGTTCACACAACGTGGAGGTCGCCGATGATCAAGCGGCTGGAACCGAAACAAAACGGGCAGTGTCAGGTCATTGCCTACCCGGTGAAGTCATCGGACGGATGTCTTGATCACATCAGTGCCTCCTCCCTGAAGCTATACTTGGGATGTAGTCTCAAATACTACTTCAAAAAAGTGCTGAAGTTACCAGAGCCGACCAGTCCAAGTCTTCATCTCGGAAAAGCCGTCCACGCGGGCCTACAAGCCTTTCACCTTGGACGGTGGCGTGGTGAATCGCATGACCTGCAAACGGTCCTTGAGGCTTACGAGACAGCCCTTGCTGAGCAGGAGGAGAGTGATCCAGTTGACTTCGACGATGAGGCGGATCGTGAGAAACTTCTCCATACGGGGAAGTCTCTTCTGAATGCCTATCTGCAAAGCGACCATGCCATGATGAAGGATATTCCGCTCGGTGTGGAAGTTAAGCTGGAAGAAGACTTCGCGGAGCTACCGTCACCACTTATGGGATACGTCGACCTCGTGAGACAAGGACACGTGCCAACTGACTTCAAAACGGTGGCCTCGACACCCGATGTCGAACTCGAAGCGTTTCAACACGAGCTTCAATTGACGGCATACCAACTCTTGATTGAAGAAGCGACCGGGGAAAAAGTTGAAGCGCGGGAGTTGGTCTTCCTGGTGAAAACCAAGACGCCCAAGGTGATCGTGCATCGAATCCCGCCCGCAACGGAGCAGGACAAGGAAAGATTCTTCTCCATCGCCCAAGCGGCGGTGGACGGGATCTACCACGAGCGCTTCCATCCTCAGCCGGGAATGCAATGCGCTTGGTGCCACTACCGGGCACTATGTAGTAAATGGTCCCACCAAGGGAGAGGAGGCAAACTGTCATGAAGATCTGGATACTTCTCTTGTTGATCTGCTTCCTAACAGGTTGCGGTGGCAGCCCCAACCCCGGACCAAGCATTGGGGCGGGGTTAGCTATCATCGGCCTTAGCTTAATCGTCATGAAGCTTGTTGAACGCATTCGAGAAAATGGAGGTGATCATGAATAACCTTCGTGACCTCATCAATGTCGTCCTCCCGGTCATCGTCATGCTACTGATCGCGCTCTGCGTGGTCGTATTGGTGGCAGTGATCGTCCCCGTCGCGTTGCCTACCGCAGTCATCGGCCTCATCGTGCTGGTCTTTTGGTTGTGGTTACGGGGTAACATACGCTCCGACCTCTTCAAAAGAAGACGGCGCGATTACCCGGAGGACTACATGCGATGAGAGTACACGAAGCATCATTGCAGTTCCGGGTTGTGCGCGAAGGTAAAGTCGAGCCATTGGACACTCCACAGAAGGTGGCGGACTATGTCCGTGACGCCTTTGACGGGGACCCGACCTGCGAGTGGTTCCTTTGCATCCCACTGAATAGACGCAACATGCCCTTCGGGCGCGTATTGATCAGCAAAGGGACCGCATCGTCCTGTCTAGTCAGTCCACGGGAAGTTCTGCGTCCATGTATACTCAGTAACGCAACCGGGATGGTGGTCGCGCACAACCATCCGTCAGGCGATACGTCCCCCAGTCGGGCCGATCTACAAATCACCCGCCAACTGAAGGACGCCGCACAAGCCATGGGGGTCGACTTCCTCGACCACATCATCGTCGGCGATCCCGACTCCGAGATCTACAGCTTCAATGAGGCTGGTCTCGTTTAATCAAAGTATATCCAAACCGATGAAGGCTCACATCTAAACGGTGTGGGCCTTCGTCATTTCAACCAAAACAATTGTTTCCAAATCATGATTACAGACACACTTGATCCGGTCGCACCTCCGGCACAAAAACGGTGCAACCTACTCCTGCACTGCGGAAGCTCTGCAGTTTCACGCGGTGAATTGGCACAAGTCAAAACACCGAAAGCCACCTCAACCTGGCAACCAATCCCCCACCTGACACTTCTACAGGTCGTGGAAAAGGCTCTGCTTGAGCGTGGCTTCACGATTGTGGAGCAGGCCCATGGGCTCACCCATGACCAGAGCCGCTACTTCGGACTCCTTCAGGTCGTGAACCATCATCCCGGGCACCAAACACACAAGGTCGTTGGGGTGAGAAATAGCCATGACCAAAGCTTCTCTGCGGGCGTGGTTGCCGGATCACAGGTGCTGGTGTGCTCGAACTTGAGCTTCGCTGGAGAAATTGCAGTCGCACGTAAACACACGCCGCGCATTCTGCACGATCTGCCCCGGATGACGCATGACGCTATTGTCGGGCTCACCCGTTACTGGAGTCAGCACGAACAACGCATCGCCCGCTACCAACAGGTCCGCATTGCCGATGTGCGTGCCCATGATCTGGTCATCCGGGCCGTCGACCATGGTGTGATGGCGAACAGCTATATCCCGAAGGTCCTTCAGGAATATCGGGAACCCCGACACCGTGAGTTCAAACCAAGGACGGTGTGGAGCCTTCAGAACGCCTTCACCGAGGTCTTCAAGGGGCGTGTAGATCTCCTGCCCGAGCGCTCCGCACGCCTGCACCAGTTGCTCGACTACGAGGTGGGGCTGAACTGAACCTGACACGGGCCAATCGTATTCCAATCACGTTAAGATTGCGGATACGATTGGCCCTGTTTATTGATAGTCAAATCATGAAGAAGCTGGCCAAACTCTTCGACGTTTCCGGAGCCACCGGGATCAGGGCTGTCGTGGATCCTCTGGTGCATCCGAAACGGCCACGTTGCAAGACGCTGAAAATTCCGGGCTACAAGCAGGTCCAAGGATATACCTGCGGGTTCATCGCCGCAGCCAACATCCTGCACTTCTTCACCCCGGATGCTGAACTGGAATACCTCTATGAGGCGCTGGACATTAAAGATGGGACGACTGAAGACGAAGTGACGGATGCCCTGCGCCAGTATGGAATCCGAGTACGGCGACGCACGACACTCGACTTCAAGTCTATTCAAGCTGCATTGCAAAGTGGTCTTCCCATCATCACTTCGGTGAAGGCCATGTTCTCTGGACACTGGGTCGTCATTTACGGGTACGACAATGCCCGAAAGACAGTCTTTGTCTGCGGAAATGGCATCCTGCCCCTCTTCAACAGGAAAGAGGTCAGCTACGGCAGCTTCTGCGAGAAGTGGGATCCCGTAGGCAACGGTCTGATCTGTTCGCCTGGGACTTTGAAGCAACCGAAGCTTCGAGGAAAGAG
The DNA window shown above is from Coraliomargarita parva and carries:
- a CDS encoding RecB family exonuclease; translated protein: MIKRLEPKQNGQCQVIAYPVKSSDGCLDHISASSLKLYLGCSLKYYFKKVLKLPEPTSPSLHLGKAVHAGLQAFHLGRWRGESHDLQTVLEAYETALAEQEESDPVDFDDEADREKLLHTGKSLLNAYLQSDHAMMKDIPLGVEVKLEEDFAELPSPLMGYVDLVRQGHVPTDFKTVASTPDVELEAFQHELQLTAYQLLIEEATGEKVEARELVFLVKTKTPKVIVHRIPPATEQDKERFFSIAQAAVDGIYHERFHPQPGMQCAWCHYRALCSKWSHQGRGGKLS
- a CDS encoding JAB domain-containing protein, whose product is MRVHEASLQFRVVREGKVEPLDTPQKVADYVRDAFDGDPTCEWFLCIPLNRRNMPFGRVLISKGTASSCLVSPREVLRPCILSNATGMVVAHNHPSGDTSPSRADLQITRQLKDAAQAMGVDFLDHIIVGDPDSEIYSFNEAGLV
- a CDS encoding DUF932 domain-containing protein is translated as MITDTLDPVAPPAQKRCNLLLHCGSSAVSRGELAQVKTPKATSTWQPIPHLTLLQVVEKALLERGFTIVEQAHGLTHDQSRYFGLLQVVNHHPGHQTHKVVGVRNSHDQSFSAGVVAGSQVLVCSNLSFAGEIAVARKHTPRILHDLPRMTHDAIVGLTRYWSQHEQRIARYQQVRIADVRAHDLVIRAVDHGVMANSYIPKVLQEYREPRHREFKPRTVWSLQNAFTEVFKGRVDLLPERSARLHQLLDYEVGLN
- a CDS encoding C39 family peptidase; this translates as MKKLAKLFDVSGATGIRAVVDPLVHPKRPRCKTLKIPGYKQVQGYTCGFIAAANILHFFTPDAELEYLYEALDIKDGTTEDEVTDALRQYGIRVRRRTTLDFKSIQAALQSGLPIITSVKAMFSGHWVVIYGYDNARKTVFVCGNGILPLFNRKEVSYGSFCEKWDPVGNGLICSPGTLKQPKLRGKRRKVKIK